A region of the Prochlorothrix hollandica PCC 9006 = CALU 1027 genome:
GCTTGGGATTGCTGGAGGGCTAGCCGCAGATGCTGATAGGTTTCTGGGATATGGGGATTGAGGGCGAGGGCTTGGCGGAACGCCACGATCGCGTCGGACGATCGTCCTTGTTGCGCCAGGGCTTGTCCTAGTTCGCTGTAGGCTTCCGCACAATTGGGATTTAGGGTCAGGGCTTGGCGATAGGCGGCGATCGCCATCTCCCAATGACCATGCTTTAAATGCACCTGGCCCAGATAAAAGTGAGCGCGGTAGTCCGTGGGGTTCAGATCCACGGTTTTGCGATAGAGGGCAATGGCTGCTTGGGCCGATGGGGAGGGATCGGTAGTCTCCCCTGGGCCACTGGGCAACAACAGTTGATCCAAGGCGGACTCCCCCTCTCCCACTGCTGCGGTTACGGTTAGTTCTGGATACAGTTCCAGGGGGGGATCCGTCGGGGGCCACAGGAACTCATGGGCGGCCTGGGCTGGGCTGATGCTGTCCTCATCCAGTTCCAGGTTAGAGAGGCGATGGATTAAAGCATTCAGTTCAGGATCATCGTCTGGAAACATCGTCTCCAGGGGATCATTGGCAAAGTCTTCAGCAAAATCGTCTGCGGCGGTGGGCCAAGGTCGATCAGAGAAAGGTAGATCAGGTAGATCAGGTAAATCAGGTAGATCAGAGAGGGGCAGATCAGAGAGGGGCAGATCAGAGAGAGGTGGCCCTGCCTTTTCGATCGCTGGCCCTGCCGGGTCTGAAGCTGGGGCGGTGACCAGCGCTAAACCATCACCCTGGTTCAAGGGCCAAGGGTTGCCCTCGGAGGTGAGGGGGCGATCGTCGCCCGCCATGGCCTGGGCTTCAGCCATTAGGGCCGCTTCTAGGTCTGCTAAGGCTGGGGGCAGGGGGACGGCCAGGGAGTCAGACGCACCGGAGGAGGTCGGGTCCGATGGGGGCACGGGATGGGGGGAGGTGTCCCCCAGGAATTCGCTAAGGGCCATGGCTTGGGCCAGGGGATCCAACTCCAGGGCACTGGCTTGGGGGGGGCGATCGCCCCTGATCGCTGGTGAACCCCCTTGTCGCAGGGGATCCCCGATCGCCCCATCTCCTAAGGGATGCCCCAACGGGTTCTGGGGAGAATCCAGGGCAGCGGTCCCTAAGGTTGCCTCAGGATCTGTCGGCAGATCAATGAGGGCCGCCAACAGGTTCTGGACGGGATTGGGGACGGTTCCCAGGCTGGGGGAGACCAGGGTGTTTTGTGGGGACTGCACCAGATGGCCCGTAAACTCCGCGTTGAGATACAACACCGGGAGGGACCAGAATAACTGGTGGGATCCATAGGCAGAGACCAAACCTTGGCGGGCACGGCAGAGACTGAGATCAATGGGATAGCCCAGGCGAATATTGCGGTAAAAGAGGCGGCTGAGGGTCAGGGCCACCCGATCGGGAATGCGCTCTGCCATGGCCAAGACGCTGGGAATCCCATGGCGCACCAAGGCGGCGGCTAAACTATGATCCCCCCGATCGTGATCCAACGGATAGGTGGCGGAGGCAGTGCCTAAACAGGAGTTTAAGACCGCTAACCAAATGCCATTATTGGCCAGCAAGCCCCCTAAGTCATTGCCCGACAAGGTTTCCGTCAGGCCCGTTTTGGCATTGACCAAATACAACAGCCCGCCCGCCTCGTTTTGATCACTGTGGCCTGCAAAATGGAACACCTGATAATTGCCCTGCTCCAGGGTTTGGGTCAGCTTTTCCCGTCCCGGCTGATCCAACAGCGTTAACTGAACCCTGGGAACCCCCTCCTCGCCACTGTCCACAGCCTGGGTCAGTTCTTCCTGGAGTTGGAGGGCTTCCTGTTTTAGGGCCAGGTTGGCCTGGTCGCTGGGACCCGACAGCACCATCAAAATGCGGAGAATATTAGAGGTGGGCTTGGGCACCGTCGATCGGGTAGACAGCCCGGTGAATTGGGACTGATAGCGGGAAAAAATAATGTCTTTGCCCGTGGCTAACATGCGACTACCGTCGTGGAGAATCTCCCAGGGCACTTGGTTGAGGCGATCGCCCTTCAGGCCCAACCGCAGTCGTAGGGTTTTACCCCGGTGTTGGGCAATGCCTTGGGCAATACTCCAGCTTTGGTGAATGGATCCTTGAAACAGGGCATCGTAAAGGGTTTTCCCCAAGGCCACTAAGTTGGGCACATCGGTGAAGGTTGGCTCTGCTCCCTCTTCTGCCTCCGATCGCTCCATCATGCTAGCCCCCTGGGCTTGTAACGCCTCTGCCAGGGGATTTTCCAGGACTTGTTTAGCCTGGGCCAACCACTCCCCCACGGGCCAGTAAACCTGTGCTTCCCCTAAGGGAACCCCCAAGGCCACCTGCTCGGTTTGGATCAGGTATTGATCATGGTTGAGGGGGGTTACGAGAAGGTGAAAT
Encoded here:
- a CDS encoding CHAT domain-containing protein; translation: MIQEFHLLVTPLNHDQYLIQTEQVALGVPLGEAQVYWPVGEWLAQAKQVLENPLAEALQAQGASMMERSEAEEGAEPTFTDVPNLVALGKTLYDALFQGSIHQSWSIAQGIAQHRGKTLRLRLGLKGDRLNQVPWEILHDGSRMLATGKDIIFSRYQSQFTGLSTRSTVPKPTSNILRILMVLSGPSDQANLALKQEALQLQEELTQAVDSGEEGVPRVQLTLLDQPGREKLTQTLEQGNYQVFHFAGHSDQNEAGGLLYLVNAKTGLTETLSGNDLGGLLANNGIWLAVLNSCLGTASATYPLDHDRGDHSLAAALVRHGIPSVLAMAERIPDRVALTLSRLFYRNIRLGYPIDLSLCRARQGLVSAYGSHQLFWSLPVLYLNAEFTGHLVQSPQNTLVSPSLGTVPNPVQNLLAALIDLPTDPEATLGTAALDSPQNPLGHPLGDGAIGDPLRQGGSPAIRGDRPPQASALELDPLAQAMALSEFLGDTSPHPVPPSDPTSSGASDSLAVPLPPALADLEAALMAEAQAMAGDDRPLTSEGNPWPLNQGDGLALVTAPASDPAGPAIEKAGPPLSDLPLSDLPLSDLPDLPDLPDLPFSDRPWPTAADDFAEDFANDPLETMFPDDDPELNALIHRLSNLELDEDSISPAQAAHEFLWPPTDPPLELYPELTVTAAVGEGESALDQLLLPSGPGETTDPSPSAQAAIALYRKTVDLNPTDYRAHFYLGQVHLKHGHWEMAIAAYRQALTLNPNCAEAYSELGQALAQQGRSSDAIVAFRQALALNPHIPETYQHLRLALQQSQALEEPLLAEGQPSLQLPPEQASSPPVAVASPPARPSPQASPSLSRASLLAKAPLWAWLGLMGVTAAATVSVLFLARSGPPVVVEDTIRPLSESELPEAFGDTEITTARDLDSSPLATDQTNAIAAHGMVAFEQGNLTMAQEALTALLERGALREAEAVLASASLDQRSDPNLSFLFGRLAWQSMQQGNTNFAVTDARRWWATTAQLGNPTPAHLNALATAYYAEGNLTQAKAMWLKSLTLGGQLDPQEPASGSLDLWDRQVSPGSTTIPQSPESAPESAPESAPESATGSVAPASIGADRLQALHAYSGIALVLLKSAEAQPLDQRAQFLTQASKLYGLVMQEDPLEFSPDRLADPEHWLWTESMMADWQRLGQLVGSEP